AATACATGTTTCATCTCAAATCCTCCTCATATGGTTCACTTGCTGGAAAGGACAAGTACGATCAATGATTTGGATTGATGTATTGCTTCCCTACGCCAGTGTTAACTGCCAGGTTCCAAGGGTCAGGTTCTACCTTCTCAACTCCGAAGAGTCCCCCCGCATCGCTTAAAAATAAAAAAATCTCCCCGTAGGGAGATGATTGTCCTGAGTGGATCCATCTGCTTCCCTACGCCAGTGTTAACTGCCAGGTTCCAAGGGTCAGGTTCTACCTTCTCAACTCCGAAGAGTCCCCCCGCATCACTTATAAATAAAAAAATCTCCCTGTAGGGAGATGATTGTCCTGAGTGGATCTATCAGCTTCCCTACGCCAGTGTTAACTGCCAGGTTCCAAGGGTCAGGTTCTACCTTCTCAACTCCGAAGAGTCCCCCCGCTTTCGTACTGCTTTAGCCAACATAGGAAAAATCGTGGATTATGTCAACGGTATAAATACGCAATAAGTTTTCCGATTTTTACCCAATTAAGTCAGAACGGACATACAACGCTGTTTAGCAGATATGACTTCGTTGTCGATATTGCTGTCTGGGAGATGCAAAGTATCAAGAATGATATCTGTTCATTCATTAATGAATTAGTAATTATTGACTCAATTGACTGGCAACAACTGAACGGACCATTCAGTATTTTGAATATCCAACGAAGTCCTCACAACACTCTGCAAGGACTTCGTCAGGAATCGATTATACTACTTGTATAGAGACAGCTTAATGTTATCAGGCGATGGTATGGATCCACCCTTCTGGTGCTTCTATTCTCCCCATCTGTATTCCGGTAAGGGTATCATAGAGTTTCTGGGTAATCGGTCCCATCTTCTCCATCCCACTTGGCATGGTGATAACCCCACTTTCTGTGGTAACGGATCCAATGGGAGAGATAACAGCAGCAGTACCGCATAAACCTCCTTCCACGAACTCAGAAAGCTCACTCAGCGGTACCTCACGCTCTTCTGTCTCCAGATGTAGATACTCTTTTGCTACATGCATAAGTGATCTTCTGGTGATGGAAGGAAGAATGGTATCACTCTTGGGAGTTACCACCTTGTTATCCTTGGTAATGAAGATGAAGTTTGCCCCACCAGTCTCTTCAATGAACGTATGGGTTGCCGCATCAAGATACATGTTCTCATCAAACCCATTCTTTTTCGCGGTATAACCGGGATACAGACTCATGGCATAGTTCAATCCTGCCTTAATATGTCCCGTACCTCTCGGTGCAGCACGGTCATAACTGCTCACCTGCAATCTCAATGGCCTCACACCACCCTTGAAATAGGGACCGACTGGAGTACTGAACATCCTGAAGGTATATTCAGGAGCCGGAGCAACCCCAATAACAGGACCGCTACCAAACAAAAATGGTCTGACGTAGAGAGTGGCACCCGTACCATAAGGTGGCACGTAGGCAAGGTTTGCCTTGACCAACTGGTCGAGGGCATCGATGAACCGCTCTATTGGGAAGGGAGGCATGAGAAGACGCTCTGCCGTCTCATACATACGCTCGGCATTGAGGTCAGGACGGAAGGTGACAACTCGACCATCTACAGTGGTATATGCTTTCAAACCCTCAAAGCAGGTTTGGGAATACTGCAGAACACCTGCAGACTCACTGATGCTTACATTGGCATCATCAACCATTGCTCCATCGTCCCATTTCCCATCCTTAAAACGGGAAACATACCGTTTGTCTGTCTCGATATACGTGAATCCGAGACTGGCCCAATCAATGTTCTTCTTTTCCATACTTGCTTCCTTCAATCAAAGAGGGCTCAGAAGAGTCCGATTTGGGCCATTGTACTACTTCATATACATTTCGTCTATTTATATGCAGAAAATCTGCATAAAAATCAGATTATTCTGTTTTCAATGCTGCATCAAAGGCGACAGAAGAAGCACTGAAGTTAATGTTTTTCACGTAGGCACAACTCTCTGTTGCACCAAATACCCGGTCCATACCAGAATCTTCCCACTCAACGGAGAGCGGACCAGAATATCCTGCAATGTTCAACTCCCGAATTATTCCATCAAAATCTACATCTCCATGACCTACTGACACAAAATCCCAGCTTCTTCGGGTGTCTCCAAAGGGAAGAAAGGAACCAAGAATCCCCCCACGTGGATTTCTGTGATTTATCTTCACATCCTTCATATGTACATGATAAATACGTTTTGCAAAATCCCGCACGAACCCTACTTCATCCACTCCCTGCCAGAGCAAGTGACTGGGGTCGAAATTCAGTCCCAGGGTCTCTCTCCATCCAAAGAGTTCAAAGAGACGTTCGGTGGTGTACCAGTCGAAAGCAATCTCGGTGGGATGAACTTCCAGCGCGAACCGAACACCACACTCATCAAATACATCAAAAATTGGTGTCCAAAGATCATAGACCTTCTCATACCCCTTCTCAATCATTTCGTTGCTGGTCTGTGGATAAGAATACCATCGAGCCCAGATGGGTGATCCAGTAAAGCCATTCACCACTGACACGCCTAGAGCCTTTGCAGCGCGAGCAGTATCCTTCATCTCCTCAATTGCCCAGGAACGAATCCCTTCAGGATTCCCTGCAAGATGGGAGGGGGCAAATCCATCAAGCCGTTCATCCCAGACATCACACACACACTGACCGGTCAGATGTGCACTGATTGCTTGACACTGCAGCCCATACGTATCAAGTGTATTTTTCACATCCTTAATATATCCGGGTTCATGAAGTGCCTTCTGAACATCAAAGTGCGCATGAGTGGCGAGCTCAATCCCTTCATAGCCCATCTCCTTCGCAAGTGCACACAGTGCATCGAGAGCCATATCTCCAAACTGGCCTGAAGCCAAGGTTACCAAACGTTTCATATTCTTTCTCCTACCTATACCATTACACTTGAACCGGTTTCACTGCTCTTGTAGATTGCATCAGTGATACGCATCAGTATCAGAGCCTCTTCTGGGGTGTTGACCGGCTCAATGCCATCCTCCAGGCATTGCACAAAATTCATCGCATTGGAAATTCGACCCATCGTCTCATCTTTTTCGGTGATGATGTTCCGGTTCACCTGCCTGCCATATTCCTCTGTATACAAGACTGCAGAATCAACGCTGGTTTCGTCCACCCCGTCAATCCCGAAGAGGCGCTCAACCTTCCCACCTGCTTTTGTTCCCTGGAATGTAACGCTTACCACTTCCCGCTCATTCATTTCGGCCCAGGAGTTACGAATGGTCAAGCACTGACCACTCTTGAAAGTCACCATCGCGTGGCAAGCTGTTTCCACATCCATCTTGCCCTTCCCATCGGCGATGCCCCAAGGACCCTTGAAAGATGCGTTTCCCATGAAATCATGGAATGTCGATGCCAATACACATTTGGGTTCAGGATACCCCATGAAATAGAGCGCAAGATCAATCATGTGCAGCAGGTCGATGACAGGACCTCCTCCTGAGAGTTCCTTGTCCGTAAACCAACCACCAAAACCAGGAATTCCTGCTCTTCGTATCCATGTAGCCTGGGCTGAATTGATTGTGCCTACCTCTCCCTGCCTGATATAGGAAGCCATTGCTTTGCTCTCTGGCCGCAGACGATTGTTAAACCCAAACATGAGTAGTTTTCCTGAACGCTTCGCGGCGTCATACATTGCCTGCATCTCTGAAGCATTTCTTGCAGGAGGCTTTTCGCAATATACGTGCAAGCCCATCTGGAGTGCTTCGATCGTCAATGGAGCATGGAATTTATTGGGAGTAACGATGGACACTGCATCTAGGTCCGGATGCTGCGTTTTCATCTCTTTCATTGTCCGATAGGTTGCCGCGATACCGTGCAGAGCAGCGAACGCCTCTGAGCGTTGTTCATTAGGATCAGCGATCCCTACAACGTCTGCCCCAGCTAGGGAAAAACCCTTTGCATGATACGCAGCCATACCTCCAGCACCAATTATACCGATTTGCATAGCTTCTCCTTATTTGCCTTTCTTGTTGCTCTGTGCCAATACCGCCACGATGATGATGACACCCGTTACCAATCCATTGAGGAACGGAGGAACATTGGCCATGATCAACACGGTATTGATGATTCTCAACATCAGTACACCAAGGAATGTCCCGATGATTTTCCCTTTTCCACCGTCCATGCTGGTACCACCTATTGCAACGGCAGCAATCGCATCCATCTCATAACCCATTCCCGCACTTGCTGCTTGAATTGAGGTCAATCTGCTAGCAAGTAGAAAGGCAGCCAAGCCATAGAGCGTTCCTGCGTAGGTGAATATCAAGGTCTTTACACGATTCACATTGATACCACTCAGACGAGCAGCCTGTTGATTTGATCCTACCGCGTAGATATAGGTACCAAACTTAGTCTTGGACATGATAAAACCGGTGAGCAACGTTATACCGATCAGGAAAAGCATCAAATGAGGAATACCAAGAAATCTTCCTGCTGCGATATTCCTGAATGAAGCATACATCGAATTGTCGACAGTAAACGGACCTCCTTGGCCCATCTGATTGATCACAGACCTCCATGCACTCATCGTAGCCAGGGTAACAATGAAAGGGGCAATTTTGCCCTTCGTAACCAACAATCCATTGATGAGACCAACAATGACCCCAGCACCGAGACAGAACAAAAGAGTCAGGGTGATCGATTTGGTTGAGTTGAGCACCAATACACCAAAACCGCTGATCAATGCAACCGAGGATCCTACTGACAGGTCAATCATACCTGCCGAGATGATCAAGCTCATTCCCATTGCACATATACCTACAATGGAACCCTGTACAAACTGATTGGTGATGTTGTTCCATGTCAGGAAAGAAGGACTCACCATAATTGCCACCAGAAGCAACAACACAAAACTCAGCCAATGGCTGTAGTTGCCAGTAATATTTCTCCAAGTTTCCCGCACCTGCTCCCTAGACAGTGTTACACCTTTCACTTGAGTGCCTCCCTTCTTGTTCCTGTTGAATATTCCATAATCCCCACTTCACTGATATCTTCACGTTCCAGCACGGCACTGCAACGACCTTTATACAAGACCATACACCTGTCAGAAAGCTGATGTATCTCAGGATATTCACTGGTAAATACGATCACCCCTTTGCCCTGCGCTGCCAATTCTGCAATGATCTTGTAAATAGAAAATTTTGCACCGACATCTATGCCTTGTGTCGGATTGTCCATGATGTACAGGTCTGCATCGAGCTGCAACCACCTGCTGAGAATGACTTTCTGCTGGTTTCCACCAGAGAGACTGGTAATCGGGTCAAGGTCACTGCCCACCTTGATACCCATCTGTTTCTGGCTTCGCTTGAAGCGATCCGACTCTTCCTTTGTATTGACGAGCAAATGGGAATGCTTTGCTACAAAATACGCCAAGGAGTTGTTGTAGCGAATCGTGAGATCGGGAAGGATTCCCCGCTCTTTCCGATTTCTGGGGATCATACCGATCCCACTTTGCATAACCTTCTTGATATCCTTCATATCGAGTGTGCCATTTGGGCCATCAACACTACCATGATCCAAGCTTGTGGCACCAAAAAGTGCCGTTGCCAATTCATCGGTACCAGATCCTTGCAACCCAGTGATTACCAGGATCTCTCCCCGACGCACAGAAAAGGAGATATCAAAAAAACTCTTTCCAGATAGATTTTTCGCATTCAGCACCACATCATCGCTTATGGTTGCCGGGATGGCGTCCTTGATATGTGCCTGTATGAAACTCTTGCCGATCAATAATTCAGTAGCCTGATGTTCATCAATATCCTTAATGGCGCCGGTTTTAATGAATGATCCGTCACGCAGCACCGTGTATGTATCACAGATGCTGAATATCTCCGGCATCTTGTGGGAAATATAGATGAAGGAGACCCCTTCATCCTTGAGTGCCCTCATGATGGTAAACAGCTTCTCGATTTCACGGTTATTCAATGCGGTAGTTGGCTCGTCCATGATAATCAATTCACTGGAAAACAACAGTGCACGAGCAATTTCGACCATCTGCTTCTGGGCAGTATCAAGATCTGCGACGAGCAAATCAGCTTTGATGCCGCTGTTCATGGAGTCAAGGACCTTTTGAGCGTGCTCAAGTTCCTTTTTCTTGTCTACCCGCAGGCCAGGCTTGCTATATTCGTATCCAAGGAACATATTCTGGAATACCGTAAGATCGTTACAGAGATTCAATTCCTGATGGATGAACCGAATTCTCAGCTCCATTGCTTTTCGTGGGGTCATGGATTCTACCACATTCCCATCAATCTCTATCGTCCCGATATCCGGAGGAAAGGTACCTGCCAGGATGTTCATCAACGTAGTCTTTCCAGCACCATTTTCACCGAGCAACCCGTGAATCTCCCCCTTCCCTACCGAGAATGAGACATCCTTCACAGCTTGTACAGCTCCGAATGATTTGGATATATGCTTCATTTCCAGAATCATATGTATCCTTCTCCCTTATACAAATGATGCCCAGAGGAGACAGTAAAATCTGTCTCCAGAGGGCATGAGGTTTAGAACAACCTACCGTTACAGGCTATAGCGGACCTTGTACAAGTCGCTTTCCATGTACTTCTTGTAGTTTGACTTATCGATCATCTCAGTGGGCACCTTGTAGGTCTTCTCAAGAGATTCGCCTTGCAATACCTTCAAACCAAGGTCGATTGCATCACGGACCATCGAGGGTGAGAAGGTGTAGGTCATGAAGTCGATACCCTCAAGACCAGAATTCTCGAACAGTTTCATGAAGCCCTCGCCAGCAGAGACACCATTGATCAGACGGATGTTGATATCTGCATTTCCATGATAGTTCTTCAGTGCCTCGACGATACCGAAAACTATTTCATCATCATGGGTCCAGATTGCCTTGATGGATTCAATTTCTGCCTTGCTCTTGGTATTGAGGAAGTTTTCCATCTGTTCCATGGCAGTCTGCTGACTCCAATTGGTTACAAAGGACTGTACAAGATTGAACTTTGGACTGGCCGTCGAAAGGAATCCATTGGTTCTCTCCATGGGAACTGAGGAACTATCTCCCTTGAACTCGAGGTAATTCACCTGGCCCTTTGCCAGATCTTCCTTGAAATATTCATTGAAATAGCGACCAGCACCTTCTCCGATAGCAACATTATCACCACTGATTTCAGCATCAGGGGTAAGTCCTTGGATGAAGCGGTCATACACGATCAAGGGAACACCTGCATCCATGACAGTCTGGGCAACACTTCTCAGTTCATCACCATTAACTGGCCAGAGGACGATGACATCAGGGTTCATACCGAGAATAGTCTCTACAGCATTACTCTGTTCACTGCTCTCAGCTGCTGTCATGAAGCGATAATCAAACCCGTACTCTGCAGAGAGAGCTTTAACCTGTGCCTCACTATGCTGGATAGACTCTGCGGTGAATCCATGGTCAGCACTTGGAGTTACAACTCCCATTAGTTGCTTTTTTTCCCCTTCCTTGGCACCTTGGGCGAAAACCATGCCGGTGGTAACCAACAACACCAGAAGCAAAACTAGAATCTTTTTCATCACGAACCTCCTATGCGATTGAATTCGTTAGGATAAGTATAGGACTTTCTGAAAATGTGTCAACTTTTTTCGTAATTATTAGTGATTTATAAGAAATTAGCTAATATATACCGAGTATTTGTGTAATTCTGTTTCAATTCATGTAAAATTTTTCATATTTGTTCGAAGATTTACTTGCTCATTGAAAAAAGGAGCCTTATAGTGACTTTAGAGAGGAACACATGACAGATTCACAGAAAAAGATCACATACTCAGCAATCGCTGATCGTTCGGGAATCTCCATTGCCACCATCAGCCGGGTCATCAACA
The sequence above is drawn from the uncultured Sphaerochaeta sp. genome and encodes:
- a CDS encoding ABC transporter permease, translated to MKGVTLSREQVRETWRNITGNYSHWLSFVLLLLVAIMVSPSFLTWNNITNQFVQGSIVGICAMGMSLIISAGMIDLSVGSSVALISGFGVLVLNSTKSITLTLLFCLGAGVIVGLINGLLVTKGKIAPFIVTLATMSAWRSVINQMGQGGPFTVDNSMYASFRNIAAGRFLGIPHLMLFLIGITLLTGFIMSKTKFGTYIYAVGSNQQAARLSGINVNRVKTLIFTYAGTLYGLAAFLLASRLTSIQAASAGMGYEMDAIAAVAIGGTSMDGGKGKIIGTFLGVLMLRIINTVLIMANVPPFLNGLVTGVIIIVAVLAQSNKKGK
- a CDS encoding sugar phosphate isomerase/epimerase gives rise to the protein MKRLVTLASGQFGDMALDALCALAKEMGYEGIELATHAHFDVQKALHEPGYIKDVKNTLDTYGLQCQAISAHLTGQCVCDVWDERLDGFAPSHLAGNPEGIRSWAIEEMKDTARAAKALGVSVVNGFTGSPIWARWYSYPQTSNEMIEKGYEKVYDLWTPIFDVFDECGVRFALEVHPTEIAFDWYTTERLFELFGWRETLGLNFDPSHLLWQGVDEVGFVRDFAKRIYHVHMKDVKINHRNPRGGILGSFLPFGDTRRSWDFVSVGHGDVDFDGIIRELNIAGYSGPLSVEWEDSGMDRVFGATESCAYVKNINFSASSVAFDAALKTE
- a CDS encoding Gfo/Idh/MocA family oxidoreductase; translation: MQIGIIGAGGMAAYHAKGFSLAGADVVGIADPNEQRSEAFAALHGIAATYRTMKEMKTQHPDLDAVSIVTPNKFHAPLTIEALQMGLHVYCEKPPARNASEMQAMYDAAKRSGKLLMFGFNNRLRPESKAMASYIRQGEVGTINSAQATWIRRAGIPGFGGWFTDKELSGGGPVIDLLHMIDLALYFMGYPEPKCVLASTFHDFMGNASFKGPWGIADGKGKMDVETACHAMVTFKSGQCLTIRNSWAEMNEREVVSVTFQGTKAGGKVERLFGIDGVDETSVDSAVLYTEEYGRQVNRNIITEKDETMGRISNAMNFVQCLEDGIEPVNTPEEALILMRITDAIYKSSETGSSVMV
- a CDS encoding branched-chain amino acid aminotransferase, with the translated sequence MEKKNIDWASLGFTYIETDKRYVSRFKDGKWDDGAMVDDANVSISESAGVLQYSQTCFEGLKAYTTVDGRVVTFRPDLNAERMYETAERLLMPPFPIERFIDALDQLVKANLAYVPPYGTGATLYVRPFLFGSGPVIGVAPAPEYTFRMFSTPVGPYFKGGVRPLRLQVSSYDRAAPRGTGHIKAGLNYAMSLYPGYTAKKNGFDENMYLDAATHTFIEETGGANFIFITKDNKVVTPKSDTILPSITRRSLMHVAKEYLHLETEEREVPLSELSEFVEGGLCGTAAVISPIGSVTTESGVITMPSGMEKMGPITQKLYDTLTGIQMGRIEAPEGWIHTIA
- a CDS encoding substrate-binding domain-containing protein, with protein sequence MKKILVLLLVLLVTTGMVFAQGAKEGEKKQLMGVVTPSADHGFTAESIQHSEAQVKALSAEYGFDYRFMTAAESSEQSNAVETILGMNPDVIVLWPVNGDELRSVAQTVMDAGVPLIVYDRFIQGLTPDAEISGDNVAIGEGAGRYFNEYFKEDLAKGQVNYLEFKGDSSSVPMERTNGFLSTASPKFNLVQSFVTNWSQQTAMEQMENFLNTKSKAEIESIKAIWTHDDEIVFGIVEALKNYHGNADINIRLINGVSAGEGFMKLFENSGLEGIDFMTYTFSPSMVRDAIDLGLKVLQGESLEKTYKVPTEMIDKSNYKKYMESDLYKVRYSL
- a CDS encoding sugar ABC transporter ATP-binding protein, which gives rise to MKHISKSFGAVQAVKDVSFSVGKGEIHGLLGENGAGKTTLMNILAGTFPPDIGTIEIDGNVVESMTPRKAMELRIRFIHQELNLCNDLTVFQNMFLGYEYSKPGLRVDKKKELEHAQKVLDSMNSGIKADLLVADLDTAQKQMVEIARALLFSSELIIMDEPTTALNNREIEKLFTIMRALKDEGVSFIYISHKMPEIFSICDTYTVLRDGSFIKTGAIKDIDEHQATELLIGKSFIQAHIKDAIPATISDDVVLNAKNLSGKSFFDISFSVRRGEILVITGLQGSGTDELATALFGATSLDHGSVDGPNGTLDMKDIKKVMQSGIGMIPRNRKERGILPDLTIRYNNSLAYFVAKHSHLLVNTKEESDRFKRSQKQMGIKVGSDLDPITSLSGGNQQKVILSRWLQLDADLYIMDNPTQGIDVGAKFSIYKIIAELAAQGKGVIVFTSEYPEIHQLSDRCMVLYKGRCSAVLEREDISEVGIMEYSTGTRREALK